The stretch of DNA AAGTTGTTTAAAGCTTTCTATATCCAAAGGTGATTAGGGGAGCTAATCCTCACAACAAAGAACATACCTTCCGACAATTATGTGTTTATGCCCTGCAGAAAGTGTGACAATTACTGTGGGACTTTCCAACACAATTACTGTATTTATTTAACTTCTGCATTTATATTGATACAAGTGGAATTTTTAAGCCTAATGATTATCTGAGTAAAGAATTATTTCAAATTAACATCTCAATATTTTCATCGCAAAGATTAATATAACTGTTGAAACAGATTTCAAACATAATGAAATCCCGAGAAATGGCCAACATGGAAATACAGAAAAGTGCGAGGTATTATTTCATTATTACCTTTTCTGTGTCATCCTTTTTGACTGACTTCAGGTTGGCTCTCAGATCCATAGATACTTTGTGCTTGGATCCCAACAAGGCACGCAGCATAGCATCAGCAGAAACACGGACCCTACGCAAAGTGGGTCGCTTAAACTTTCCTCTAAGGTCAAGAATTTTCAGGGACAGATCGTGAATCTGTTGACAGAAGAATGTATGCAAAATATTAAAGCTGATGTTGCCATAGTTTAATGATGCAAAGATGCAGAGATAAAAATCTCAAATTTGTCATGTACCTCAGAGCTGTTCTTGTTAGCTTTGAATTCAAAGTCATATCTTTCTTCATCAACAATCTCAATTTTTTGATGAAGCTCTTTGCACAAATTCTGCAATAATAAAAGTTTAGTTCTGGTCAGTATCTCCACATGCGTCACCTAGTCTAATCCTACTCTCATTATCGTTCCCCATTACTGTTAATATCATCCTTGTCAACCAACtgcccaattcccttttaaaagtactTATGAACTCTGCTTCAGCattggtttgtggcagagaattccactttCGA from Heptranchias perlo isolate sHepPer1 chromosome 24, sHepPer1.hap1, whole genome shotgun sequence encodes:
- the LOC137341574 gene encoding troponin I, slow skeletal muscle-like isoform X2, yielding MLGKAKDDLEKEIVDRNEDKEKFLAERIPPLNFNGLSLTDLQNLCKELHQKIEIVDEERYDFEFKANKNSSEIHDLSLKILDLRGKFKRPTLRRVRVSADAMLRALLGSKHKVSMDLRANLKSVKKDDTEKERNVEVSDWRKNVEAKSGMEGRKKMFDTSGAQ